In Gemmatimonadaceae bacterium, the following are encoded in one genomic region:
- a CDS encoding response regulator, with product MACQRTGSGSDAVTDHPAHPISHEDRLQELIDVVVAIASFQFDRRASVGREGDILDGLAVGINMLAEEIGTRVARDQLYQRQLAQNERLIAVGQLAAGIAHEVNNPAAYVMANLQMVDHTLATLIDAARAGRLTPEDVAQQAEQARLLTRENLGGLERIVAIVRELRQFTHGGADVVEPVDLSRVIADACALVRSEVVFRATLDVHVPERLVVRGDRTKLTQVFTNLLLNAAQAIPEASPRPEQIVIEATRDGQLISVCVRDTGSGITDDVRPRLFEPFFTTKPRDLGTGLGLVISADIVRAHGGELRLRETSPAGTTFEVRLPLLTGPVELPRVTPQFGVRRPRPLTRRPRVLLVDDEAQVLAAYRGLLGEEYDVHIAASGREAIERLTLDQDWDTIVCDVMMPELDGTAVHDWVSAHVPALEPRVLFCTGGAFSPRGVVLTERHAARLLQKPFTITAFREAVARVAMTA from the coding sequence ATGGCGTGCCAGCGAACCGGCAGTGGGTCCGACGCCGTGACCGATCACCCGGCGCATCCGATCTCGCATGAAGATCGGCTGCAGGAACTGATCGACGTGGTGGTCGCCATTGCGTCGTTCCAATTCGATCGGCGCGCCAGCGTGGGGCGCGAGGGCGATATCCTGGACGGCCTGGCAGTGGGCATCAACATGCTAGCCGAGGAGATCGGGACGCGGGTCGCGCGCGATCAGCTCTATCAGCGCCAGCTCGCGCAGAACGAACGACTGATCGCCGTGGGACAGCTGGCAGCCGGGATTGCGCACGAAGTCAACAACCCCGCCGCGTACGTCATGGCCAACCTGCAGATGGTCGACCATACCCTCGCCACGCTGATCGATGCGGCGCGTGCTGGCCGCCTCACCCCCGAAGACGTTGCGCAACAGGCCGAACAGGCGCGCCTCCTGACCCGCGAGAATCTCGGCGGGCTCGAACGCATCGTGGCGATCGTGCGGGAACTGCGTCAGTTCACCCATGGCGGCGCCGATGTGGTCGAGCCGGTGGACCTGAGCCGCGTCATCGCCGATGCCTGCGCCCTCGTGCGGAGCGAAGTGGTCTTCCGGGCCACGCTTGACGTGCACGTCCCCGAGCGCCTCGTCGTGCGCGGCGATCGCACGAAGCTCACACAGGTCTTCACCAACCTGCTCCTCAACGCCGCCCAGGCCATTCCCGAAGCGTCGCCGCGGCCGGAACAGATCGTGATCGAGGCCACCCGCGATGGACAGCTGATCAGCGTGTGCGTCCGCGATACCGGCAGTGGCATCACCGACGACGTGCGCCCCCGTCTCTTCGAACCGTTCTTCACCACCAAACCGCGCGATCTGGGCACCGGGCTCGGGCTGGTGATCTCGGCCGATATCGTCCGGGCGCACGGCGGTGAGTTGCGCCTGCGGGAGACGTCACCGGCCGGCACCACCTTCGAGGTGCGCCTGCCGCTGCTGACGGGCCCGGTGGAGCTGCCGCGCGTCACGCCCCAGTTCGGCGTGCGTCGTCCACGCCCGCTCACGCGGCGCCCGCGGGTGCTGCTCGTGGACGACGAAGCGCAGGTGCTGGCGGCCTATCGCGGCCTGCTGGGTGAGGAGTACGACGTGCACATCGCAGCGAGCGGTCGGGAAGCGATCGAGCGCCTGACTTTGGATCAGGACTGGGATACCATCGTGTGCGACGTCATGATGCCCGAGCTGGATGGCACCGCCGTGCATGACTGGGTCAGCGCACATGTGCCCGCGCTCGAGCCGCGGGTGCTCTTCTGCACCGGCGGGGCCTTCTCACCGCGGGGCGTGGTGCTCACCGAACGCCATGCTGCCCGCCTGCTGCAGAAGCCCTTTACAATTACGGCCTTCCGCGAAGCCGTCGCGCGCGTGGCGATGACCGCCTGA
- a CDS encoding PAS domain S-box protein, producing the protein MPSTPPTVPRLSQTDPLFRACREIPHVGLGVADSRTGQWVDVNGTFCQMLGYTREELLARTVQDITHPDDLNACVTQLQALHDGQIGSYQCDKRYLRKDGTLIWVALDVRTMHTPDGEPFVLGSVLEISERVKAEQAARDAATLLERISTHVPAILYEFVLEPSGKIRLPFASHGLAELIGRSLNELAEDANTFVSYVYPDDVPAFLRSIDESARTLSDWAYEFRVLTPNGQRWLAGASRPERRINGHIHWYGALTDTTVLHDQRLALEERERELRYLFEHAAEGILVWDADSGVYTEANPSAERMLGCARDALVGQSPMTVSAHVQPNGVSREAYRLQAMACIEEGRPFVAEWHGVHADGHIVPCELRVTRMPVAGRRLYRGTIVDITERVREREARERLQQAIASSVNGVAMSDSQGVLTYVNPAFLTLWGYRSEAEILGRSALTFWRAPEEAQAVVVSLAKQGSWTGELTAQRADGTTRIMELNASAIRDAQGLMVGMLAAFADVTETKRLEQELNQSQKLESIGRLAGGVAHDFNNLLTVIKASLDLAFSELPADSMARSDLLEVSKATDSAARLTQQLLAFSRKQVIAPTTLNLNEVVHRVAAMLQRLLGEDIVLRTVTAHDLGYVRFDVGQAEQILVNMAVNARDAMPNGGTLTLETSNTNITEAYARRHPGLRAGEYILLTVSDTGDGMSEEVLAHAFEPFFTTKSAGKGTGLGLAVIHGAVTQNGGRVDVTSALGAGTTFHVYLPRVLAPVDSETLTPPLPLPEGTETILLVEDDDPVRHLMTRLLVQQGYQVFAFDRGQAALTWLSATTDVVHLLVTDVIMPGMNGKQLADEVQVTHPEIPVLFPSWYTANVIAQHGVLEPQIPFLPKPFSARELVTRVREVLDAGR; encoded by the coding sequence ATGCCGTCCACTCCTCCGACCGTTCCTCGCCTCTCCCAAACGGACCCTCTGTTTCGGGCGTGTCGTGAGATTCCCCATGTTGGCCTCGGCGTCGCCGACTCGCGCACCGGCCAATGGGTCGACGTCAACGGCACGTTCTGCCAGATGCTGGGCTACACGCGCGAGGAACTGCTCGCGCGGACGGTGCAGGACATCACGCATCCCGATGATCTGAACGCCTGCGTCACGCAATTGCAGGCGCTGCACGACGGGCAGATCGGCAGCTACCAGTGCGACAAACGGTATCTGCGCAAGGATGGCACGCTGATCTGGGTAGCGCTCGACGTGCGCACGATGCACACGCCCGACGGGGAGCCGTTCGTGCTGGGCAGCGTGCTGGAGATCTCCGAGCGGGTGAAGGCCGAACAGGCCGCTCGTGACGCCGCGACGCTGCTGGAGCGCATTTCGACGCACGTGCCGGCGATCCTGTATGAGTTCGTGCTCGAGCCCTCGGGAAAGATCCGGCTCCCGTTTGCGAGTCACGGACTCGCCGAGTTGATCGGCCGCTCGCTGAACGAACTTGCCGAGGATGCGAATACCTTCGTCTCCTATGTGTACCCCGACGACGTGCCCGCCTTTCTCCGCTCGATCGACGAGTCGGCGCGCACGCTCAGCGACTGGGCCTACGAGTTTCGCGTCTTGACCCCCAACGGGCAACGGTGGCTCGCTGGCGCCTCCCGACCGGAGCGGCGTATCAATGGGCATATCCACTGGTATGGCGCACTCACTGACACGACGGTGCTCCATGACCAGCGCCTGGCGCTCGAGGAACGCGAGCGGGAGCTGCGATACCTGTTCGAGCACGCGGCCGAGGGCATTCTCGTGTGGGACGCCGATTCGGGCGTGTACACCGAGGCGAATCCCTCAGCGGAGCGCATGCTCGGTTGTGCCCGCGACGCTCTCGTGGGCCAATCACCGATGACGGTCAGTGCGCACGTGCAGCCCAATGGTGTCTCGCGGGAGGCGTACCGCCTGCAGGCGATGGCGTGCATCGAGGAGGGGCGGCCGTTCGTGGCGGAGTGGCACGGCGTGCACGCCGATGGGCACATCGTGCCGTGCGAACTGCGTGTGACACGCATGCCCGTCGCCGGGCGGCGGCTCTATCGCGGCACCATCGTGGATATCACGGAGCGGGTGCGTGAACGGGAGGCGCGCGAGCGGCTTCAGCAAGCTATCGCGAGTTCGGTCAACGGCGTTGCCATGAGTGACTCACAGGGTGTGCTCACCTACGTCAATCCGGCGTTCCTGACGCTGTGGGGCTATCGCTCCGAAGCCGAAATCCTCGGTCGCTCCGCGCTGACCTTCTGGCGCGCGCCGGAGGAGGCGCAGGCGGTGGTGGTCTCACTGGCGAAGCAGGGCAGCTGGACCGGCGAGCTCACCGCGCAGCGGGCCGACGGGACAACGCGGATCATGGAGCTCAATGCCAGCGCCATTCGCGACGCCCAGGGCCTGATGGTCGGGATGCTCGCGGCGTTTGCCGATGTCACCGAAACGAAGCGTCTCGAGCAGGAGCTCAACCAGTCGCAGAAGCTTGAGAGTATCGGGCGGCTCGCCGGTGGCGTGGCACACGATTTCAATAATCTGCTCACGGTCATCAAGGCGTCACTGGATCTGGCGTTCAGCGAGTTGCCGGCCGACAGCATGGCGCGCTCTGACCTGCTGGAAGTGTCCAAGGCCACCGATTCCGCCGCGCGACTCACGCAACAGCTGCTGGCGTTCTCGCGCAAGCAGGTCATCGCCCCCACGACGCTCAACCTGAACGAGGTGGTGCATCGCGTCGCCGCCATGCTGCAGCGACTCCTTGGGGAAGACATCGTCCTCCGCACGGTGACGGCGCACGACCTGGGGTACGTGCGGTTCGATGTGGGGCAGGCCGAACAGATTCTGGTGAACATGGCGGTGAATGCGCGCGATGCCATGCCGAACGGGGGCACGCTGACACTGGAGACGAGCAACACGAACATCACCGAGGCGTACGCCCGTCGTCACCCTGGGTTGCGTGCCGGCGAGTACATCCTGCTGACGGTGAGCGACACCGGCGACGGCATGAGCGAGGAGGTTTTGGCACACGCGTTCGAACCCTTCTTCACCACCAAGTCCGCCGGGAAGGGGACGGGGCTGGGGCTCGCGGTGATCCATGGCGCGGTCACACAGAACGGCGGACGCGTGGACGTCACGTCGGCGCTGGGAGCGGGAACCACGTTTCATGTCTATCTGCCGCGTGTGCTCGCGCCGGTTGATTCCGAAACGCTTACCCCGCCGCTGCCTCTGCCAGAGGGCACGGAAACGATCCTGCTCGTGGAAGACGACGACCCCGTGCGGCACCTCATGACGCGATTGCTTGTGCAGCAGGGCTATCAGGTCTTCGCCTTCGATCGCGGACAGGCGGCGCTGACTTGGCTCAGCGCCACTACCGACGTGGTGCACCTGCTGGTCACGGACGTCATCATGCCGGGCATGAATGGCAAGCAGCTGGCCGACGAAGTCCAGGTCACGCACCCCGAGATCCCCGTGCTGTTTCCCTCTTGGTATACGGCGAATGTGATTGCGCAACACGGGGTGCTCGAGCCACAGATCCCATTCCTGCCCAAGCCGTTCTCCGCGCGCGAACTGGTGACGCGGGTTCGCGAGGTGCTCGACGCGGGACGCTGA
- the kynU gene encoding kynureninase, producing MSQSSDAFAAFRAEAAALDAADPLAAFRDRFALPEGVTYLDGNSLGAPPKATAARLAQVATEEWGQGLIRSWNSADWIGAPARVGAKIAGLIGAQPHEVVAADSTSVNLYKLIVAALTAQPGRTVVLSEPGNFPTDLYMIESAIGTLGGRHRLELASRDAIASRITADTALVLLTHVHYKTAEVHDMAAITAAAHAHGALVLWDLSHSAGALPVDLNGCHADFAVGCGYKFLNGGPGAPAYLFVAERHHARVQSPLGGWMGHARPFAFVDQYEAGSGMARFLCGTPPVLAFAALEVGVDLHRETSMAMVSAKAQQLAALFMRAVTATCATYGVALVGPPPGAPRGSHVSFAHPEGYAVMQALIARGVIGDFRAPDIMRFGLTPLYLRFADVVHAAAVLHDVLLTDAWKNPAFQVRHAVT from the coding sequence ATGTCTCAATCCTCTGACGCGTTTGCCGCCTTTCGTGCTGAAGCCGCGGCGCTGGATGCCGCCGATCCGCTCGCCGCGTTCCGCGACCGCTTCGCCCTCCCCGAGGGGGTGACGTACCTCGATGGCAACTCGCTGGGGGCGCCGCCCAAGGCGACGGCCGCACGCCTCGCGCAGGTCGCGACCGAGGAGTGGGGGCAGGGGCTCATTCGCAGCTGGAACAGCGCCGACTGGATCGGCGCCCCGGCACGGGTCGGGGCCAAGATCGCCGGGTTGATCGGCGCCCAACCGCATGAGGTGGTGGCGGCCGACTCCACCAGCGTGAATCTCTACAAACTCATCGTGGCCGCGCTCACCGCGCAGCCCGGGCGCACCGTGGTGCTCTCGGAGCCCGGCAACTTCCCGACGGATCTCTACATGATCGAGTCGGCGATCGGCACGCTCGGTGGCCGCCATCGGCTCGAGCTCGCGTCGCGCGACGCGATCGCGAGCCGTATCACCGCCGACACGGCGCTCGTGCTGCTCACGCATGTGCACTACAAGACGGCCGAGGTGCATGACATGGCGGCCATCACGGCCGCAGCGCATGCGCACGGCGCACTCGTGTTGTGGGATCTCTCCCATTCGGCCGGCGCTCTACCCGTGGATCTCAACGGCTGCCACGCCGATTTCGCCGTGGGGTGCGGTTACAAGTTTCTCAACGGGGGCCCGGGGGCGCCGGCGTACCTGTTCGTCGCCGAGCGGCATCACGCCCGTGTGCAGAGCCCACTGGGTGGGTGGATGGGACATGCGCGGCCGTTCGCGTTCGTGGATCAGTACGAAGCCGGCTCGGGGATGGCGCGCTTCCTCTGCGGCACGCCGCCGGTGCTGGCGTTTGCGGCGCTGGAGGTGGGCGTGGATCTGCATCGCGAGACGTCCATGGCGATGGTCTCCGCCAAGGCGCAGCAGCTTGCCGCGCTGTTCATGCGGGCCGTGACCGCGACCTGTGCCACGTATGGCGTGGCACTGGTGGGGCCGCCCCCGGGCGCACCGCGCGGCAGCCATGTGAGCTTCGCGCATCCGGAAGGGTACGCGGTCATGCAGGCGCTCATTGCGCGCGGCGTCATCGGCGACTTCCGCGCGCCCGACATCATGCGCTTCGGCCTGACGCCGCTCTATCTGCGCTTCGCTGATGTCGTCCATGCGGCCGCGGTGCTGCATGATGTGCTCCTCACGGACGCGTGGAAGAACCCGGCATTCCAGGTGCGTCACGCGGTGACCTGA
- a CDS encoding fumarate hydratase, with amino-acid sequence MTTTITQADFIQSIADALQHISYYHPLDYIHALADAYEKEQSPAAKDAIAQILTNSRMCAEGHRPICQDTGSVVVFLKVGMNVRWDATLSIQEMVDEGVRRAYLLPDNVLRASIVSDPAFGRKNTRDNTPAVVHVELVPGDHVEVKLGAKGGGSENKSKFAMLNPSDSIVDWVLKTVPLMGAGWCPPGMLGIGIGGSAEKAMLMAKESLMEHIDMAQLKQRGPQNKIEELRIELCDKINALGIGAQGLGGLSTVLDVKIWDYPTHAASKPIAMIPNCAATRHAHFTLDGTGVAQLPVPKLSDWPAVTWRPDVNAKRVDLNTLTPEIVATWKAGDRLLLNGKMLTGRDAAHKRIADLFASGEGLPAGVDFTNRVIYYVGPVDPVRDEAVGPAGPTTATRMDKFTEMMLAKTGLIAMVGKAERGPAGLEAIRKHKAAYLMAVGGAAYLVSKAIRSSRVVAFADLGMEAIYEFDVEDMPVTVAVDATGDNVHETGPAVWKDKIAKGLPILA; translated from the coding sequence ATGACCACCACCATCACCCAAGCCGATTTCATCCAGTCCATCGCGGACGCGCTCCAGCACATCTCGTACTACCACCCGCTGGATTACATCCACGCGCTGGCCGACGCGTACGAGAAGGAGCAGAGCCCGGCAGCGAAGGACGCCATCGCCCAGATCCTCACCAACTCGCGCATGTGCGCGGAGGGGCACCGCCCGATCTGCCAGGATACCGGCAGCGTGGTCGTGTTCCTCAAGGTCGGCATGAACGTGCGCTGGGATGCCACCCTGAGCATCCAGGAGATGGTCGACGAGGGCGTGCGCCGCGCCTACCTGCTCCCCGACAACGTGCTGCGCGCAAGCATCGTGAGCGACCCGGCTTTTGGTCGCAAAAACACGCGCGACAACACGCCGGCGGTGGTGCACGTGGAGCTCGTGCCGGGTGACCATGTGGAGGTCAAGCTCGGCGCCAAGGGCGGTGGCTCGGAGAACAAGAGCAAGTTCGCCATGCTCAACCCCAGCGACAGCATCGTGGACTGGGTGCTCAAGACGGTGCCGCTGATGGGCGCCGGCTGGTGCCCGCCGGGGATGCTCGGCATCGGCATCGGTGGCAGCGCCGAGAAGGCGATGCTCATGGCGAAGGAATCGCTCATGGAGCACATCGACATGGCGCAGCTCAAGCAGCGCGGCCCGCAGAACAAGATCGAGGAGCTGCGCATCGAGCTGTGCGACAAGATCAACGCCCTCGGCATTGGTGCGCAGGGGCTCGGTGGGCTCTCCACCGTGCTCGATGTGAAGATCTGGGATTATCCCACGCACGCGGCCAGCAAGCCCATCGCCATGATCCCCAACTGCGCGGCCACGCGGCATGCGCACTTCACGCTCGATGGCACGGGCGTGGCGCAGCTGCCGGTACCCAAGCTGAGCGACTGGCCGGCGGTGACGTGGCGCCCCGATGTGAACGCGAAGCGGGTGGATCTCAACACGCTCACCCCTGAGATCGTGGCGACCTGGAAGGCGGGCGATCGGCTCCTGCTCAACGGCAAGATGCTGACTGGCCGCGATGCGGCGCACAAGCGCATCGCCGATCTCTTCGCGAGCGGCGAGGGGCTCCCGGCGGGTGTGGACTTCACCAACCGCGTGATCTACTACGTGGGCCCGGTCGATCCCGTGCGCGACGAGGCCGTCGGCCCGGCCGGCCCAACGACGGCCACGCGCATGGACAAGTTCACCGAGATGATGCTCGCCAAGACGGGGCTCATCGCCATGGTGGGCAAGGCCGAGCGCGGTCCGGCCGGGCTCGAAGCCATCCGCAAGCACAAGGCGGCGTATCTCATGGCGGTGGGCGGCGCGGCGTATCTCGTGTCGAAGGCGATCCGCTCGTCGCGCGTCGTCGCCTTCGCCGACCTCGGCATGGAAGCGATCTACGAGTTCGATGTGGAGGACATGCCGGTCACGGTCGCGGTGGACGCGACGGGCGACAACGTGCACGAGACGGGACCAGCGGTGTGGAAGGACAAGATCGCGAAGGGGCTGCCGATTCTGGCGTAG
- a CDS encoding GxxExxY protein, with amino-acid sequence MPTRTSLLHAALTQSIIGACYEVYNELGWGYAEVVYAEALACVLEAQGTPYVREQVLQVWFRRRVIGVFRADLVVDNRVIVELKACNRLQPSHEAQLINYLRGSGLQVGLLFNFGPKPEVRRLIWTPTQQRLMND; translated from the coding sequence ATGCCGACCCGCACGTCTCTTCTGCACGCCGCGCTGACGCAGTCGATCATCGGCGCCTGTTATGAGGTCTACAACGAGCTCGGCTGGGGGTATGCCGAAGTCGTGTATGCCGAAGCACTCGCCTGCGTGCTCGAAGCGCAGGGCACCCCGTACGTCCGGGAGCAGGTCCTGCAGGTCTGGTTCCGACGCCGCGTGATCGGCGTGTTCCGGGCCGACCTGGTCGTGGACAACCGCGTCATCGTGGAGCTGAAGGCCTGTAATCGCCTCCAGCCGTCGCACGAGGCCCAGCTCATCAACTATCTGCGCGGATCCGGGCTCCAGGTCGGGTTGCTCTTCAACTTCGGACCGAAACCGGAGGTGCGTCGGTTGATCTGGACGCCCACGCAGCAGCGTCTGATGAACGACTAG
- a CDS encoding serine/threonine-protein kinase: protein MSVPDALAAALADRYTLERELGQGGMATVYLATDVRHNRRVAIKVLHQEVGSAVGVERFLKEIQLTAALQHPHILPLFDSGVAGDRVFYVMPFVEGETLRARLDREQQLPVADALRLTQEVASALSYAHQRGIVHRDIKPENILLQGGQALVADFGIALAATQAGGARLTQTGISLGTPQYMSPEQAMGERTIDARTDLFALGAVAYEMLSGEPPFSGPSVQAIVSKVLTSQPVPVDELRRNVPDAAAAAIMSALEKLPADRPASAEQFVQMLSGATPAPVGRTSGPRRAAPVVSPARRVIPWAAGITAGIALGAGLMAWRGPTRSAAAEATGGPVRFVIGAPDSLELMAVCCGRMFAVSPDGRAVVYQARASIADSGVAAPPLRLFVREMGSLQPIPLAGTEGAAALSISPDGTELAFVAAQKLMRIPLRGGAVSTVAALPPGFIGGTTWRDADHIVVADQYVLFEANARNGQLRALLRSDSLGQQMTSPHALPGGAILFTYSSSDALPVVHVLPADGGAARRVMFGATPMYVARWRALVVNRFGNLLAFPFDAAKVDTLGAGVQIAEGVTLRSPIVAHAEYDVSASGALVVTRREEGQLSGWRPSSRATLHQGDTNTLLVPPANDLVVYLLRFAPQADKLLMSARGTASEGTLYVKDMARGAWTRITNEEHASVADGNDTSDSVVYTLSRTNQLRVRSADGSGAFRDLGAVSGWRRIDNISVRGDWIVISGSSGGAGAASVDLAIVRRDSALRAVPYANSPADEDEPALSPDGRWLAYTSNVSGRNEIYVSPFPVATSRVTVTSDGGQQAHWSADGRTLSYSRPDGAYVSLTFTPGPQPVLGAPQVIYRRASARFWTIDPKGARIVTIDNTTLLKLKGLELVLDFAPKF from the coding sequence ATGTCCGTCCCCGACGCTCTCGCCGCCGCCCTCGCCGATCGCTACACCCTTGAGCGCGAGCTCGGGCAGGGGGGCATGGCCACCGTCTACCTGGCCACTGATGTGCGTCATAATCGGCGGGTGGCGATCAAGGTGCTTCATCAGGAGGTCGGCTCAGCCGTCGGCGTCGAGCGCTTCCTCAAGGAGATCCAGCTCACCGCAGCGCTGCAGCATCCGCACATCCTGCCGCTCTTCGATTCGGGCGTAGCCGGCGATCGGGTGTTCTACGTCATGCCCTTCGTGGAGGGCGAGACGCTTCGCGCGCGGCTCGATCGTGAGCAGCAACTGCCCGTGGCCGATGCGCTGCGCCTCACGCAGGAAGTCGCCAGCGCGCTGAGCTACGCGCACCAGCGCGGCATCGTGCACCGCGATATCAAGCCCGAGAACATCCTGCTGCAGGGGGGCCAGGCGCTCGTCGCCGACTTCGGCATTGCGCTCGCGGCCACCCAGGCCGGCGGAGCGCGGCTCACGCAGACCGGGATCTCGCTCGGCACGCCGCAGTACATGAGCCCCGAGCAGGCGATGGGCGAGCGCACCATCGACGCGCGCACCGATCTCTTTGCGCTCGGTGCCGTCGCCTACGAGATGCTGAGCGGCGAACCACCGTTCAGCGGGCCGAGCGTGCAGGCGATCGTCTCGAAGGTGCTCACCAGTCAGCCCGTACCGGTCGACGAACTGCGGCGGAATGTGCCGGACGCGGCGGCCGCGGCCATCATGAGTGCGTTGGAGAAACTGCCCGCCGATCGCCCCGCGAGCGCCGAGCAGTTTGTGCAGATGCTGAGTGGGGCGACCCCTGCGCCGGTTGGGCGCACCAGCGGCCCGCGTAGGGCCGCACCGGTGGTGTCGCCCGCGCGACGCGTGATCCCGTGGGCCGCCGGTATCACCGCCGGTATCGCGCTCGGCGCCGGTCTCATGGCGTGGCGCGGCCCCACGCGCAGCGCTGCGGCGGAGGCGACTGGCGGCCCGGTGCGCTTCGTGATCGGCGCACCGGACTCACTGGAGCTGATGGCGGTTTGCTGCGGACGGATGTTCGCGGTGAGCCCGGACGGACGCGCAGTCGTGTATCAGGCGCGCGCCTCGATCGCCGACAGCGGTGTCGCCGCTCCGCCGCTGCGCCTCTTCGTACGCGAGATGGGATCACTCCAGCCGATCCCGCTCGCGGGCACGGAAGGCGCCGCGGCGCTGTCGATCTCGCCCGACGGCACTGAACTGGCCTTTGTCGCGGCCCAGAAGCTCATGCGGATCCCGCTGCGCGGTGGGGCCGTGTCCACCGTGGCGGCACTTCCCCCCGGCTTCATCGGCGGCACGACGTGGCGGGACGCCGATCACATCGTCGTCGCCGACCAGTACGTGCTCTTCGAGGCGAATGCGCGCAACGGGCAATTGCGGGCGCTTCTCCGCTCGGATTCGCTCGGCCAGCAGATGACGAGTCCGCACGCACTCCCCGGCGGCGCGATCCTCTTCACCTACTCGAGCTCGGATGCCCTGCCGGTCGTGCACGTCCTGCCGGCCGACGGCGGGGCCGCTCGCCGCGTGATGTTCGGCGCCACCCCCATGTATGTCGCGCGGTGGCGCGCGCTGGTGGTGAATCGCTTTGGCAACCTGCTGGCATTCCCCTTCGACGCCGCCAAGGTCGATACGTTGGGCGCCGGCGTGCAGATCGCCGAGGGCGTCACGTTGCGCTCACCGATCGTGGCCCACGCCGAGTACGACGTGTCGGCGTCGGGCGCGCTGGTGGTCACGCGCCGTGAAGAAGGCCAACTCTCCGGGTGGCGCCCATCGAGCCGCGCGACGCTCCACCAGGGTGACACCAACACCCTGTTGGTCCCGCCGGCGAATGATCTCGTCGTCTACCTGCTGCGTTTCGCGCCGCAGGCGGACAAGCTGCTGATGTCGGCCCGCGGGACCGCCTCAGAAGGGACGCTCTACGTGAAGGACATGGCCCGCGGGGCGTGGACGCGCATCACCAACGAGGAGCATGCGAGCGTCGCCGACGGGAACGACACCAGCGACAGCGTCGTTTACACGCTCTCCCGCACGAACCAGCTGCGCGTGCGGTCGGCGGACGGCAGCGGAGCCTTCCGTGACCTGGGCGCGGTGTCCGGATGGCGTCGCATCGACAATATCAGCGTGCGCGGGGACTGGATCGTCATCAGTGGGAGCAGTGGCGGCGCCGGCGCGGCGTCCGTGGATCTGGCCATCGTGCGCCGGGACTCCGCCTTGCGCGCCGTGCCCTACGCGAACTCGCCCGCGGACGAGGATGAACCTGCCCTGTCGCCCGACGGCCGGTGGCTCGCCTATACGTCCAACGTGTCGGGGCGCAACGAGATCTACGTGAGTCCGTTCCCCGTGGCGACCTCGCGCGTGACGGTGACGAGCGACGGCGGGCAGCAGGCGCACTGGAGCGCGGATGGCCGCACCCTCAGCTACTCGCGTCCCGACGGCGCCTACGTCTCGCTGACGTTCACCCCCGGCCCACAGCCGGTGCTGGGCGCACCACAGGTGATCTATCGCCGGGCCTCGGCGCGCTTCTGGACGATCGACCCCAAGGGCGCGCGCATCGTGACCATCGACAACACCACGCTGCTCAAGCTCAAGGGCCTCGAGCTCGTGCTTGACTTCGCGCCCAAGTTCTGA